Proteins found in one Zea mays cultivar B73 chromosome 1, Zm-B73-REFERENCE-NAM-5.0, whole genome shotgun sequence genomic segment:
- the LOC103634607 gene encoding Rhamnogalacturonan I rhamnosyltransferase 1-like produces the protein MAKHKASPPAAVRRRIGGAGASAIRWALRVATSIVAWTLLLHLFTFLGIPRPPLPIARPSCLGGRSNSTAADSVVAAGDAGHLALPALPPRRLYKSNGYLLVSCNGGLNQMRAAICDMVTVARYLNLTMVIPELDKQSFWADPSDFGDIFDVNHFIDSLRNEVKIVKELPQKFKEKVPLSMQPISWSSEKYYLRQILPLVRKHKVVRFSKTDSRLANNGLPLKLQKLRCHVNYNALRFAPSIEALGNKMISTLRRTGSFVVLHLRYEMDMLAFSGCTHGCSDEETEELTTMRYAYPWWKEKEIDSEKKRLEGLCPLTPEETTLVLRALGFPKDTRIYIASGEIYGGEKRLAILKTEFPNIVRKEILLSDDELRPFQKHSTQMAALDYLVSVASDIFIPSNDGNMAKVVEGHRRFTGFHRTIQLDRKKLVELIDLFEDQELSWEEFSVAVKELHGGRMSQPTVRRIVPGQPKEEDYFYANPHECLGPAKKRRDRLKHMEI, from the exons ATGGCCAAGCACAAAGCCTCGCCTCCGGCCGCGGTCCGCCGTCGCATCGGCGGCGCCGGGGCGTCCGCCATCCGGTGGGCGCTGCGCGTCGCGACCAGCATCGTAGCCTGGACGCTGCTCCTCCACCTCTTCACCTTCCTCGGCATCCCCCGCCCGCCGCTGCCCATCGCGCGGCCGTCCTGCCTGGGCGGCCGCAGCAACTCTACCGCCGCCGACTCCGTGGTCGCGGCCGGCGATGCCGGGCACCTGGCGCTCCCGGCTCTGCCTCCCAGAC GGCTTTACAAGAGTAATGGCTACCTTCTAGTTTCATGCAATGGTGGTCTGAACCAAATGCGAGCAGCG ATATGCGACATGGTGACTGTAGCACGCTACTTGAACCTCACCATGGTGATACCTGAACTTGATAAGCAATCCTTCTGGGCTGATCCTAG TGATTTTGGGGATATTTTTGATGTAAATCATTTCATCGATTCATTGAGAAATGAAGTGAAGATTGTCAAAGAACTCCCACAGAAGTTCAAAGAAAAGGTTCCTCTGTCAATGCAACCAATCAGCTGGTCTAGTGAGAAATACTATTTGAGGCAG ATCTTGCCTCTAGTACGAAAACACAAGGTTGTACGTTTTAGCAAGACAGATTCTCGCCTTGCAAACAATGGCCTGCCTCTGAAGCTCCAAAAACTTCGCTGTCATGTTAACTACAACGCATTGAGATTTGCCCCATCTATTGAGGCTCTAGGAAACAAGATGATCTCAACTCTCAGGAGAACTGGATCTTTTGTTGTGCTTCATCTGAGATATGAGATGGATATGCTTGCTTTCTCTGGTTGTACTCATGGATGTTCTGATGAAGAAACAGAAGAGTTGACAACAATGAG ATATGCATATCCCTggtggaaagaaaaggaaatagacTCTGAGAAGAAAAGGCTTGAGGGATTGTGCCCCCTTactcctgaagaaacaactttagTACTCAGAGCTCTTGGTTTCCCCAAAGACACTCGAATATATATTGCATCCGGTGAAATATATGGTGGTGAAAAAAGATTAGCCATATTGAAAACAGAATTTCCTAACATT GTGCGAAAGGAGATACTCTTGTCTGATGATGAGTTGCGACCCTTTCAGAAGCACTCAACTCAAATGGCAGCACTGGACTATCTTGTTTCTGTGGCAAGTGATATTTTTATTCCCAGTAATGATGGCAACATGGCTAAAGTTGTAGAAGGACACCGCAG GTTTACAGGCTTCCACAGAACCATACAGTTGGATAGGAAGAAGCTAGTTGAACTTATAGATCTTTTCGAAGATCAGGAGCTGTCCTGGGAAGAATTCTCTGTTGCTGTCAAGGAGCTCCACGGGGGCCGAATGAGCCAGCCCACCGTAAGGAGAATCGTCCCGGGACAACCAAAGGAAGAGGACTACTTTTATGCTAATCCTCATGAATGCCTTGGGCCTGCAAAAAAACGAAGGGATAGATTAAAACATATGGAAATTTGA